One genomic segment of Desulfocapsa sulfexigens DSM 10523 includes these proteins:
- a CDS encoding divergent polysaccharide deacetylase family protein has translation MNRNVRKKRKPVVRGKKKNKKKSLLTVRIFSFFILLGLLLFSMGAAGYVIFFRTTLAHGSPLEESNSNIVFEEPYPAIPVFPSDVPPVRDSTLPMVAIIIDDMGYHKEIGARLLALPLNLTFSFLAAAPFTPELEEKAFQAGRVIMLHQPMEPKSKEWDPGSGALFVGQSDEVQKQLFQQNLQAVPHAVGVNNHMGSLYTENRAAMDSLMVAVREQGLFFVDSYTTADSQGLKAAIAAGVPTARRHIFLDNVHSQDKVCKQLKKLVKSAEDNGWAIGIGHPNEATLAALTNCQDSLLKRVHLVSAQELLFRLNHPE, from the coding sequence ATGAACAGAAATGTCAGGAAAAAAAGAAAACCGGTTGTTCGGGGTAAAAAGAAAAATAAAAAAAAATCATTACTAACCGTCAGAATATTTTCCTTTTTTATTCTTCTTGGTTTGCTGCTTTTTTCAATGGGAGCTGCAGGATATGTGATTTTTTTCAGAACTACTCTTGCGCATGGTTCACCCCTTGAGGAGTCGAATAGTAATATAGTTTTTGAGGAACCCTATCCGGCAATTCCGGTGTTTCCATCTGATGTTCCTCCGGTCCGTGATTCAACTCTGCCAATGGTTGCAATCATAATTGATGACATGGGCTATCATAAAGAGATTGGCGCCAGATTACTTGCTCTCCCCCTGAACCTCACGTTTTCATTTTTAGCTGCAGCCCCTTTCACGCCAGAACTGGAAGAAAAGGCGTTTCAGGCGGGACGAGTAATAATGTTGCACCAGCCCATGGAGCCAAAAAGCAAAGAGTGGGATCCCGGTTCCGGGGCGCTGTTTGTCGGGCAGAGTGACGAGGTACAAAAACAACTCTTTCAACAGAATCTCCAGGCTGTTCCTCATGCGGTTGGTGTAAATAACCATATGGGTTCATTATATACTGAAAACAGGGCGGCAATGGACAGTTTAATGGTAGCTGTGCGTGAGCAGGGCTTGTTTTTTGTGGACAGTTATACCACTGCTGATAGTCAGGGACTTAAGGCAGCAATAGCTGCTGGTGTACCCACTGCGAGAAGGCATATTTTCCTGGATAATGTACATTCGCAGGATAAGGTTTGTAAACAACTGAAAAAACTGGTGAAGAGTGCAGAGGATAATGGCTGGGCCATTGGGATCGGTCATCCGAATGAAGCGACTCTGGCTGCCCTGACGAATTGTCAGGACAGCCTGTTGAAACGTGTACATCTTGTGAGTGCTCAAGAGTTATTATTCAGGTTGAATCACCCTGAATAA
- a CDS encoding methyl-accepting chemotaxis protein has translation MSWNDLSIAKKLSIGFGFAGLLLIIISSVSWKGFNDLSTKIDHNSYLNNLEQIMLAREIDHINWQNKVIIFLLDENATTLSVSTDDRACKLGKWLYGKERKQAETILPSIAPLLKQLERPHKDLHDSAREIQEAVDSNDGFKDEAMEIYNSKSRESIQGIKAVLQQISEEITTASITGNKEVQAGIGTKIQMIIGLTILSILLSFLFSFFLSRKISTTLKLSVGLAESLAAGNLTKRLEFQQKDELGLLATALNKMADKLNIMIGNMNTEVLGLSSTSDELNNIAQSMSANSANVCSRASSVAAATEQLSGNMNSVAAASEEASTNVNIVATASEEVTRSIAEVDAKTKEARSITEDAVKLANSSSIKVDALGEAANQISKVTGVITEISDQTNLLALNATIEAARAGEAGKGFAVVANEIKELAKQTAAATGEIRTSIELMQGSTDETVAEIRQITEVIGRVDEIVAGITVSVAEQTATTNEIAENIQQAAMGIGEVNENVAQSSSASVEIAHDITEMSELTGELSKTGDTVKESAKELASIAAILKDMVTQFTVRDSK, from the coding sequence ATGAGTTGGAATGATCTATCTATAGCAAAAAAACTTTCTATCGGTTTTGGTTTTGCTGGCCTTTTGCTGATTATTATCAGTAGCGTGAGTTGGAAAGGTTTCAATGACCTTTCAACCAAAATCGATCATAATAGCTACCTGAATAACCTTGAACAAATAATGCTGGCACGTGAAATTGATCACATCAACTGGCAGAACAAGGTCATTATCTTTCTTCTTGACGAAAATGCCACTACATTAAGTGTCTCAACGGATGATCGTGCCTGCAAACTCGGTAAATGGCTCTACGGAAAAGAAAGAAAACAGGCCGAGACTATACTCCCCAGTATCGCCCCTCTTCTCAAACAGCTTGAAAGACCTCACAAAGATCTCCACGATTCTGCCCGAGAAATTCAGGAGGCAGTAGATTCAAATGACGGTTTCAAGGATGAGGCCATGGAAATCTATAACAGTAAATCCCGCGAATCCATACAGGGAATCAAGGCAGTACTTCAACAGATTTCAGAGGAGATAACAACTGCCAGTATTACTGGAAACAAAGAAGTGCAGGCGGGAATCGGAACGAAAATCCAGATGATCATCGGACTGACAATTCTTTCAATTCTTCTCTCTTTTCTATTCAGTTTTTTCCTTTCCAGGAAAATAAGTACAACCCTTAAGCTATCAGTTGGACTTGCCGAATCTCTTGCTGCCGGGAACCTTACCAAACGTCTTGAGTTCCAGCAGAAAGATGAACTTGGTCTCCTTGCCACGGCACTGAACAAGATGGCAGACAAACTCAACATCATGATTGGCAATATGAACACCGAAGTTCTTGGCCTTTCTTCTACTTCAGATGAATTGAATAATATTGCTCAATCCATGTCGGCAAACAGTGCTAACGTTTGCAGTCGTGCAAGCTCTGTGGCTGCTGCAACTGAACAGTTGAGTGGCAATATGAATTCAGTTGCTGCTGCAAGTGAAGAGGCCTCCACAAATGTAAATATTGTTGCCACTGCTTCAGAAGAAGTCACCAGGTCCATTGCGGAGGTAGACGCAAAAACTAAAGAAGCAAGGAGTATTACAGAAGATGCCGTTAAGCTTGCAAACAGCTCATCGATAAAGGTCGACGCCCTTGGAGAGGCTGCCAACCAGATTTCAAAAGTAACTGGAGTTATAACAGAAATATCTGATCAGACTAACCTGCTAGCCCTAAATGCGACCATAGAAGCAGCCCGGGCCGGAGAGGCCGGTAAAGGATTTGCGGTCGTCGCCAATGAAATCAAAGAGCTTGCGAAACAGACAGCAGCAGCCACCGGTGAAATCAGGACATCCATTGAATTAATGCAGGGCTCCACCGATGAAACCGTTGCTGAGATTCGACAAATTACGGAAGTAATTGGCCGGGTAGATGAAATCGTTGCTGGGATCACTGTATCTGTTGCCGAACAAACTGCAACCACAAACGAAATCGCGGAAAACATCCAACAGGCAGCAATGGGTATTGGCGAGGTGAACGAAAATGTCGCCCAGAGTTCAAGTGCCTCGGTGGAAATTGCCCATGATATTACGGAAATGTCTGAGCTTACAGGAGAACTTTCTAAAACTGGTGACACTGTAAAAGAAAGTGCCAAAGAGCTTGCCAGTATTGCCGCTATTCTAAAAGATATGGTAACCCAATTTACCGTTAGGGATTCGAAATAA